The genomic stretch TATTGTAGTGCTGCCCATGAAGGCGCAGTTCAATATCGGTGATTCTCCGGAAGAAACCTACCGTGGTGGAATGGAGTATTATTCTACTATGCTCCATGAAATGACTCACTCCACCATGACACCGGAGCGTCTGAACAGGGAGATGGGCGGCAGGTTCGGTGACCCGAAATATGCCAAGGAGGAGCTGGTGGCGGAACTTACGGCTGCCATGATCAGCCATTCCATGGGCTTTGATTCCAGGATAACGGACAACTCGGCTGCCTATCTGGACTCATGGATTGGTGTACTGAAACAGGAACCGAAGTTTATCGTATCAGTCATGGCTGACGTGAACAAAGCTTCCGACCTGATTCTTGACCATGTGGATAAACAGCGTCTGGCTCTCGGCGAACAGCCTTATCTGGCAAAGAATGACCCGCTGACTTCAATGAGTGCTGACGAAGAGAAATCTTTCAAGAATGCGGCCATTGTCAAGACCCGTTCCGGAGACTATGCCATCCGTGCGTCATACGATGGTGTGGAGCTGGGGCTGAAGAAGGTTTCCAAGGAAACGGCCAAAACATTCTTCCAGCTTACGGACTGGAAGGACAAGGAGGCTTTCCTGAACATGACGGCACGGAAGACATACGAACCGGAGATTACTATGATGAGTAGGAACCGAAATGCCGGTACAGGACTTGGTATATGAAATCTGTATAACATCTTAAATCGGAAAGCATGAGTGACTACAAGGTTAATTTCAGGGAAATGAAATCCCGTGTGGGGATTGATGACATTGCATATGCTCTGGGATACCGTCTGGACAGGAAAGCCGGTATCGGACGTTACATCGAGCTAGTACTCGGTGAAGGCGGTAACAAAAGGGATACGCTGATTGTCAGCCATCCGAACGACAAGGCGGCACAGACCTTCTTCCGCCGTGACGGTTCCAAGGGCGATGTGGTGACACTCATACGTGAGAATCTGTCTTCCTTTACCGTTTCGGGAAAGGATGAATGGCAGAAGATAGCCAAGGTCATGGCACGCTTTGCCAACATGCCGGAACCGGAATACAGGGAGGACAGGGAGTATGTTAAATCGGCAGGAAAATCATGCGGTGTGTTTGACGTTTCCAGATATGAGGTGAAGCCGGTTGATACAGGTAAAATACCGGGACTGTTTTCCCGGCGCGGACTGTCCAAAGCGAC from Phocaeicola dorei encodes the following:
- a CDS encoding ArdC family protein: MAFGTDSQGNSGQAAIDRFAAMMIERMQQMKDTGWKQGWIGGASGYAGLPQNVGGRNYSGSNSFFLQMHTAAMNYQLPVYLTFKQAHNLKAHVLRGEKAFPVVYWDMMIKDSHGKRISTEEYRAMSKEEKKDMDVIPFIKSFPVYNVAQTNLAEVQPERMQKLMDRFKVPELRDTEGMYTHAALDRMVETQQWLCPIRADKRENGAYYSPSKDIVVLPMKAQFNIGDSPEETYRGGMEYYSTMLHEMTHSTMTPERLNREMGGRFGDPKYAKEELVAELTAAMISHSMGFDSRITDNSAAYLDSWIGVLKQEPKFIVSVMADVNKASDLILDHVDKQRLALGEQPYLAKNDPLTSMSADEEKSFKNAAIVKTRSGDYAIRASYDGVELGLKKVSKETAKTFFQLTDWKDKEAFLNMTARKTYEPEITMMSRNRNAGTGLGI